The nucleotide sequence TTTACTAATTCTGTCCATAGTCTTCCTTTTAAACAAAGTGGTCTTCCCTCTCCTGGAGTTTTTGCTTTTACCGCAACAGCTTTACCATTTTTCTTGAGAACTTCAAAATCACAACCGTATTCACAAACCTTACATTTTACTATTTCTTTTTCAGCCTCCCAAGCTCTTACCTTATTCATATTCCTTCTATCAATTAATGCACCTGTTGGACATACTGCAACACATCTATTACAAGATACACATCTCGATTCTTCTAGTGAGTTATTTGCATCCGCAACTATTCTTGTTTCAAAGCCTCTATTAGCAAAAGATAGTACTGCTCTTTCATTTATTTGTGCACACGTTCTTACACATTTGCCACAAAGAATGCATTTACTTTCATCTCTTAATATATAAGGACTTGATGTATCCATTAGAGCTTTTCTTTTCTCTCCATTATGTTCTCTAAATTTAACATCATATCTATAAGCGTATTTTTGAAGTAAACACTCTCCGGCCTTTTCACAAGTTAAGCAGTCATTTGGATGATTATCCA is from Caloranaerobacter ferrireducens and encodes:
- a CDS encoding 2Fe-2S iron-sulfur cluster-binding protein, with translation MKNITLIIDGRKVTVPENYTIIQAAEKLGIEIPALCYDPNLEVVSSCRLCVVEIEGNPKLMTSCSTQVAEGMIVYTESERVIKTRKEILQLLLDNHPNDCLTCEKAGECLLQKYAYRYDVKFREHNGEKRKALMDTSSPYILRDESKCILCGKCVRTCAQINERAVLSFANRGFETRIVADANNSLEESRCVSCNRCVAVCPTGALIDRRNMNKVRAWEAEKEIVKCKVCEYGCDFEVLKKNGKAVAVKAKTPGEGRPLCLKGRLWTELVNVEKVDKPYIKENGKFIETDWQKALGLEEITEKIKG